A genomic segment from uncultured Desulfuromonas sp. encodes:
- the dnaA gene encoding chromosomal replication initiator protein DnaA produces MSERYWQEIKKSVQKKITSQHYKTWIDPIQFVEIQDEKIYLAVSNKFIKDWIEKNYIKIILEEIEKLSLPFKNIILKTDIKNKNINKEDKKEKEITTERKVQNINPEYTFSKFISGSSNQFAAAAAMAVANNPATIYNPLFIYGGVGLGKTHLINAIGNEIVKNNRNIQVSYYSSEKFTNELINSIRYGKMDEFRNKFRSIDVLLIDDVQFIAGKERTQEEFFHTFNSLYESHKQIVVTSDKFPKEIPGLEERLRSRFEWGLIADIQPPDIETKQAILEAKAEQNNIVLPQEVALFLSNSVISNIRELEGYLIRIGAYSSLTSTPISIDMAKNILKDIIIESNKELTIEDIQKKVSNHFNIKIAELKSSKRVKNLVIPRQIAMYLCRQLTSCSYPEIGDHFGGKDHSTVIHAIKKIEKNIENDSYLRSTIKTIKNTLLPS; encoded by the coding sequence ATGTCAGAAAGATATTGGCAAGAAATTAAAAAATCAGTACAAAAGAAAATTACTTCACAACACTACAAAACCTGGATAGACCCAATACAATTCGTAGAAATTCAAGATGAAAAAATATACTTAGCTGTATCAAATAAATTTATAAAAGATTGGATAGAAAAAAATTATATAAAAATTATTTTGGAAGAAATTGAAAAATTATCTTTACCATTTAAAAATATAATTTTAAAAACAGACATAAAAAATAAAAATATAAATAAAGAAGATAAAAAAGAAAAAGAAATAACAACTGAAAGAAAAGTACAAAATATAAATCCAGAATATACATTTTCTAAATTCATTTCAGGTTCATCTAATCAATTTGCAGCTGCTGCAGCGATGGCAGTAGCAAACAACCCAGCAACAATTTATAATCCATTATTTATTTATGGTGGTGTTGGTCTTGGAAAAACACATTTAATAAATGCTATAGGTAATGAAATTGTAAAAAATAATAGAAATATACAAGTAAGTTATTATTCATCAGAGAAATTTACTAATGAGCTAATTAATTCTATTAGATATGGGAAGATGGATGAATTCAGGAATAAATTTAGATCAATAGATGTTTTATTAATAGATGATGTACAATTTATAGCAGGAAAAGAAAGAACCCAAGAAGAATTTTTTCATACTTTTAATTCACTATATGAATCTCACAAACAAATTGTTGTAACATCCGATAAATTTCCAAAAGAGATACCAGGTTTAGAAGAACGATTAAGATCAAGATTTGAATGGGGGTTAATAGCTGATATTCAACCACCAGATATTGAAACAAAACAAGCAATTTTAGAAGCAAAAGCAGAACAAAATAATATTGTATTACCACAAGAAGTAGCACTATTCTTATCTAATTCTGTAATAAGTAATATCAGAGAGCTTGAAGGATATCTTATAAGAATAGGTGCCTATTCTAGTTTGACATCTACACCAATATCTATTGATATGGCAAAAAATATTTTAAAAGATATTATTATAGAATCAAATAAAGAATTAACAATAGAAGACATACAGAAAAAAGTTTCTAATCATTTCAATATAAAAATAGCAGAACTTAAATCATCAAAGAGAGTAAAAAATCTTGTAATACCAAGACAAATAGCCATGTATTTATGTAGACAACTTACATCATGCTCATATCCTGAAATTGGTGACCACTTTGGAGGTAAAGATCACTCTACAGTTATACATGCTATTAAAAAAATCGAAAAAAATATCGAAAATGACAGCTATTTGCGATCAACAATTAAAACAATAAAAAATACGCTACTGCCTTCATAA
- the dnaN gene encoding DNA polymerase III subunit beta, whose protein sequence is MKIITKKNDLLKGLTLVQGVVEKKKTLPILSNVLIETDAENSKLVLTATDLEIGIKTHINASIEQSGKITISAKKLYEIVKELTDTDIILKVKDNNWVEIINGEAKFNIVGLSSEEFPLISEKNTNDYFEIEGTLFKNIIDKTFYAISNDESKFNLNGIFLHTETINEKKYIKFVSTDGHRLASVRIESDTTILDNKGIIFPKKGLSELRKIIDQDDDNINISIIENNAIITIKDTTLVMRLIDGDFPDYKRVIPEMSENYCQISGEKLLHTLRRVSLLANEKSKGINIEFMDDEIKVTSSNPEYGDAVETIKTSYIGSPVKIGFNSKYLIDVISNITDQEIRIYIKDNMSPCLISPDENTDYLAVIMPMRI, encoded by the coding sequence ATGAAAATAATAACCAAAAAAAATGACCTACTAAAAGGTTTGACTCTTGTGCAAGGTGTCGTAGAGAAAAAAAAGACACTGCCAATTTTATCTAATGTTTTAATCGAAACCGATGCAGAAAATTCGAAATTAGTTCTCACAGCAACGGACTTGGAAATCGGTATAAAAACACATATCAACGCCAGTATAGAACAATCAGGAAAAATAACTATTTCAGCAAAAAAATTATATGAAATTGTTAAAGAATTGACTGATACTGATATTATTTTAAAGGTCAAAGATAATAATTGGGTAGAGATAATAAATGGAGAGGCAAAGTTCAATATCGTAGGTTTATCATCTGAAGAATTCCCACTAATATCAGAAAAAAATACAAATGACTATTTTGAAATAGAAGGAACTTTATTTAAAAATATAATAGATAAAACATTTTATGCAATATCAAATGATGAGAGTAAATTTAATCTGAATGGTATTTTCTTACATACAGAAACTATAAACGAAAAAAAATATATAAAGTTTGTTTCAACAGATGGACATAGATTAGCATCAGTTCGAATTGAATCAGATACTACGATATTAGATAATAAAGGAATTATTTTTCCAAAAAAAGGATTGTCTGAATTAAGAAAAATAATCGATCAAGATGATGATAATATAAATATTTCTATCATAGAAAATAATGCGATTATAACAATAAAAGACACAACTCTAGTAATGAGATTAATAGATGGAGATTTTCCTGATTACAAGCGTGTTATACCAGAAATGAGTGAAAATTATTGTCAAATATCAGGTGAAAAATTATTACACACTTTAAGAAGGGTTTCACTTTTAGCAAATGAAAAATCTAAAGGTATAAATATCGAATTTATGGATGATGAAATAAAAGTGACTTCCTCAAATCCAGAATATGGAGATGCTGTTGAAACTATAAAAACATCATATATTGGATCTCCAGTTAAAATTGGATTCAATTCTAAATATCTTATTGATGTAATATCAAATATTACTGATCAAGAAATACGTATATATATTAAAGATAATATGTCACCCTGTTTGATTTCACCAGATGAAAATACTGATTATCTAGCTGTAATAATGCCTATGCGAATATGA
- the gyrB gene encoding DNA topoisomerase (ATP-hydrolyzing) subunit B, which produces MENNYSAENIKVLEGLTAVRKRPAMYIGSTSSQGLHHLVYEVVDNSIDEALAGYCDTVYVTLNVDGSVTVEDNGRGIPVDWHSSENKSAAEVVMTVLHAGGKFDSDTYKVSGGLHGVGVSVVNALSSKLQLEIRRNGKIYEQSYATGIPTSELREVTDTIKKGTKITFWPDASIFETIEFSYDVLSKRLRELAFLNAGVRVTISDDRTEKTQEFFYEGGISSFVEYLNRAKNPIHNNIIFFNGEKEGVQIEIAFQYNDGYDEKIFTFANNINTHEGGTHLIGFKAALTRTMNSYATANNLLKNIKASVSGDDLREGMAAVISVKVPDPQFEGQTKTKLGNSEIKGYVETLVNEKLAVYLEENPQVAKKILEKGIEAARAREAARKARDLTRRKGALDGLSLPGKLADCQEKDPALSEIYIVEGDSAGGSAKQGRDRSNQAILPLKGKILNVEKSRFDKMLTSNEIRTLITAMGAGIGKDDFDIAKIRYHRIIIMTDADVDGSHIRTLLLTFFFRQMPEIIERGYLYIAQPPLYKLKKGKKEIYLKDEETLLDYLLSIGVENCSIDINNGEKIIRGKQIIPTLKNIIEFNELFDKLIHKGIKRELLKIFVEGKIYYNFEDLVDLTPLVESLQQAAPHAEFTLLENPARILFTLGSVRARIDQKSLDILSSHEYKLLLQSYKQMIGISKDDEVVIQQEEKETVIIKDRDELLDFFLSRAKKGQYIQRYKGLGEMNPEQLWETTMDPEKRVLLQVKIEDAVAADNIFTVLMGDQVEPRREFIENNALNVSNLDI; this is translated from the coding sequence ATGGAAAACAATTATAGTGCCGAGAATATAAAAGTTTTAGAAGGTCTAACAGCAGTTCGAAAGAGACCTGCAATGTATATCGGTTCAACAAGTAGCCAAGGTTTACATCATCTTGTTTATGAGGTTGTCGATAATTCAATAGATGAAGCGTTGGCTGGTTATTGTGATACCGTATATGTCACTTTAAATGTTGATGGATCTGTAACTGTTGAAGACAATGGTCGTGGTATTCCAGTTGATTGGCATTCATCGGAAAATAAATCCGCAGCAGAGGTTGTTATGACTGTTTTGCATGCTGGCGGTAAATTTGATAGTGATACCTATAAGGTATCTGGTGGATTGCATGGTGTAGGTGTATCTGTCGTTAATGCGTTATCTAGTAAACTGCAACTAGAAATAAGACGTAATGGTAAAATTTATGAACAAAGCTATGCGACCGGTATCCCTACATCGGAACTGAGAGAAGTAACTGATACTATAAAAAAAGGAACAAAAATAACTTTTTGGCCTGATGCAAGTATTTTTGAAACAATTGAGTTTTCTTATGATGTTTTGTCTAAGAGATTAAGAGAATTAGCATTTTTGAATGCTGGTGTAAGAGTAACTATATCTGATGATAGAACAGAAAAAACTCAGGAATTTTTTTATGAAGGCGGAATATCATCATTTGTTGAATATTTAAATAGAGCTAAAAATCCTATTCATAATAATATTATCTTTTTCAATGGAGAAAAAGAAGGTGTTCAAATTGAAATAGCATTCCAATACAATGATGGATATGACGAAAAGATATTTACATTTGCCAATAATATCAATACACACGAAGGTGGAACTCATCTCATTGGTTTTAAAGCGGCATTAACTCGTACAATGAATTCATATGCGACAGCAAATAACCTTTTAAAGAATATTAAAGCGTCTGTATCTGGTGATGACTTACGTGAAGGAATGGCAGCCGTTATATCAGTTAAAGTTCCGGATCCTCAATTCGAAGGTCAAACGAAGACAAAACTAGGAAACTCTGAAATAAAAGGCTACGTCGAAACCCTGGTTAACGAAAAGCTTGCCGTATATTTGGAAGAAAACCCACAAGTCGCAAAAAAAATACTGGAAAAGGGAATTGAAGCGGCTCGAGCGAGAGAAGCTGCACGTAAAGCACGAGATCTTACCCGGCGTAAAGGAGCCCTTGATGGGTTATCTCTTCCGGGTAAATTAGCTGATTGTCAGGAAAAAGATCCTGCCCTCAGTGAAATATATATTGTCGAAGGTGACTCTGCCGGAGGTAGTGCCAAGCAAGGGCGTGATCGATCTAACCAGGCCATTTTACCGCTTAAAGGTAAAATACTTAATGTTGAAAAATCACGTTTTGACAAAATGCTGACCTCAAATGAAATACGTACTCTGATTACTGCAATGGGCGCTGGCATAGGGAAAGATGATTTTGATATCGCAAAAATTCGTTATCATCGCATTATTATTATGACTGATGCCGATGTCGATGGATCTCATATTCGTACATTGCTTCTTACTTTCTTTTTTAGACAAATGCCTGAAATCATCGAACGGGGCTATCTGTATATTGCACAACCCCCTCTTTATAAGCTTAAGAAAGGTAAGAAAGAAATTTATCTGAAAGATGAAGAGACATTGTTAGATTATCTCTTATCTATTGGTGTTGAAAATTGTTCTATTGATATAAATAATGGCGAAAAAATAATTCGCGGAAAGCAGATTATACCAACCCTAAAAAATATTATAGAGTTCAATGAACTCTTCGATAAATTGATCCATAAAGGTATAAAGAGAGAGCTGTTAAAAATATTTGTCGAAGGAAAAATATATTATAATTTTGAAGATCTTGTTGATTTAACTCCATTAGTTGAAAGTTTACAGCAAGCAGCACCACATGCTGAGTTTACCCTTTTAGAAAATCCAGCTAGAATTTTATTTACTTTAGGCAGTGTTCGGGCACGAATTGATCAAAAAAGCCTCGATATTTTATCGAGTCATGAATATAAGCTTTTGCTGCAATCTTATAAGCAAATGATAGGCATATCTAAGGATGATGAAGTTGTAATACAACAGGAAGAAAAAGAAACGGTAATAATAAAAGATCGAGATGAATTGTTAGATTTCTTCCTCTCTAGAGCTAAAAAAGGTCAATATATTCAGAGATATAAAGGTCTTGGAGAAATGAATCCGGAGCAGTTATGGGAAACAACAATGGATCCGGAGAAAAGAGTGTTACTTCAAGTAAAAATTGAAGATGCTGTTGCAGCCGATAATATCTTTACCGTTCTTATGGGTGATCAGGTTGAACCGCGGCGTGAATTTATTGAAAATAACGCACTTAATGTTTCGAACCTTGATATTTAA
- the gyrA gene encoding DNA gyrase subunit A — translation MLSQQNKVSVNIENEMRKSYMDYAMSVIIGRALPDIRDGLKPVHRRVLFAMHELGNEYNKPYKKSARVVGDVIGKYHPHGDSAVYDTIVRMAQSFSMRNPLVDGQGNFGSIDGDSAAAMRYTEVRMAKLSHELLADIEKETVDFGPNYDDSLSEPLVLPCKFPNLLVNGSEGIAVGMATKIPPHNLGEVVDGLVAIIDDPTLSFDDLVKIIPGPDFPTAGFILGHEDVQEAYRTGRGIIQMRAKAMVEIDRRTSRESIIINEIPYQVNKAKLIEKIAMLVKEKKIEGISDLRDESDRDGMRIVVDLKKEAVAGVVLNQLYKMTPMQSSFGIIMLAIVGGQPKILTLREVLDQFVDHRKEIVTRRCVFELKKAEARAHILEGLKVALENLDELIQIIKTSANSPEAKVRLMERFSFSEIQAQAILDMRLHRLTGLERDKIINEYNEVLAQIARLKEILGSEVEILKIIRTELIEVKESYADARRTEIIAKTKDLSIEDLIVEEDMVVTVSHSGYIKRNAVSLYRSQRRGGKGKTGMRPKEEDFVEKLFIASTHSYILVFTDQGKVYWLKVHEIPQGGRAARGKAIVNLLQLAPDERVMTILPVKEFVENKFIIAATKNGVVKKTELMAYANPRQGGIISMTIDDGDSLVATRITDGSMDVILASHHGKSIRFAEADVRPMGRTARGVRGMQLEGNDNIIGMEVVNDNTSATLVSVTENGYGKRTNLSEYRVQSRSGKGIITIKTSDRNGNVVDIKLVTDEEDLMFITDRGKILRTCVGSLSIIGRNTQGVRLMVLEEDERIVAVAKLAEKEEELTEEFLEDESVETNPTDEEE, via the coding sequence ATGCTTTCTCAGCAAAATAAAGTCAGTGTCAACATAGAAAATGAAATGCGTAAATCCTATATGGATTACGCAATGAGTGTCATTATTGGCCGTGCTTTACCTGATATTCGCGATGGATTGAAACCTGTGCATCGTCGTGTCTTATTTGCGATGCATGAATTGGGTAATGAGTATAATAAACCTTATAAAAAATCTGCGCGCGTCGTTGGTGACGTTATTGGTAAATACCATCCCCATGGTGATAGTGCTGTTTATGACACGATTGTAAGGATGGCGCAGAGTTTTTCGATGCGAAACCCTCTGGTCGATGGGCAGGGAAACTTTGGTTCAATTGATGGCGATTCTGCGGCGGCTATGCGTTATACCGAAGTTCGTATGGCGAAATTATCCCATGAACTGTTAGCGGATATTGAAAAAGAAACCGTTGATTTTGGCCCTAACTATGACGATTCTTTGTCGGAGCCACTGGTTCTACCCTGTAAATTTCCCAACTTACTGGTTAATGGTTCTGAGGGTATTGCCGTTGGTATGGCGACAAAAATACCACCGCATAACCTTGGGGAAGTCGTCGATGGGCTTGTTGCTATTATCGATGATCCTACGCTGTCTTTTGACGACTTGGTGAAAATAATCCCTGGTCCTGATTTCCCTACAGCCGGATTTATTCTTGGGCATGAAGATGTTCAAGAAGCCTATCGTACAGGCCGCGGTATTATTCAAATGCGTGCAAAAGCGATGGTTGAAATTGATCGTCGGACCAGCCGTGAAAGCATCATCATCAATGAAATTCCCTACCAGGTCAACAAAGCGAAACTGATTGAAAAAATTGCAATGTTGGTTAAAGAAAAGAAAATCGAAGGGATATCTGATCTTCGAGATGAGTCAGACCGTGATGGAATGCGCATTGTTGTCGATCTGAAAAAAGAAGCTGTTGCAGGCGTTGTGCTCAATCAACTGTATAAAATGACGCCAATGCAGAGTTCATTCGGAATCATCATGTTGGCCATTGTTGGTGGACAACCGAAGATTCTTACTTTAAGGGAAGTTCTTGATCAATTTGTAGACCACCGCAAGGAGATTGTAACCCGCCGCTGCGTGTTTGAACTCAAAAAAGCAGAAGCACGTGCCCATATTCTCGAAGGTCTTAAAGTTGCCCTGGAAAATCTTGATGAATTGATCCAGATCATCAAAACATCCGCAAACTCACCAGAAGCAAAAGTAAGACTGATGGAACGGTTTTCCTTCAGTGAAATACAGGCCCAGGCAATTCTTGATATGCGCCTGCATCGCTTAACCGGCCTTGAACGTGACAAAATTATCAACGAATATAATGAAGTTTTGGCTCAGATCGCTCGTCTTAAGGAAATACTTGGGAGTGAAGTTGAGATTCTTAAAATCATCCGCACTGAACTGATTGAAGTCAAGGAATCCTATGCTGACGCCCGACGTACTGAAATCATTGCTAAAACAAAAGATCTTTCAATTGAAGATCTCATTGTTGAAGAAGATATGGTCGTCACGGTGTCGCACTCTGGGTATATCAAGCGTAATGCCGTCTCTCTTTATCGCTCTCAGCGCCGTGGAGGCAAAGGCAAAACTGGAATGCGCCCAAAAGAGGAGGACTTTGTCGAGAAGTTATTTATCGCTTCAACTCATTCCTATATTCTGGTTTTTACCGATCAAGGTAAAGTGTACTGGTTGAAGGTTCATGAAATTCCTCAGGGTGGCCGTGCCGCGCGTGGTAAAGCGATTGTTAATTTGCTGCAGCTGGCTCCAGATGAAAGGGTCATGACGATTTTACCGGTGAAGGAGTTTGTAGAGAATAAGTTCATCATTGCTGCAACAAAAAATGGTGTCGTTAAGAAGACCGAATTAATGGCTTATGCCAATCCCCGTCAGGGTGGCATCATTTCCATGACAATTGATGATGGTGATTCACTTGTTGCCACGCGAATTACCGATGGAAGTATGGATGTTATTCTTGCCAGTCATCACGGTAAATCGATCAGATTTGCTGAAGCCGATGTTCGACCTATGGGACGAACTGCTCGTGGTGTTCGAGGTATGCAACTGGAAGGTAATGACAATATCATCGGCATGGAAGTTGTGAATGATAATACGTCAGCTACCCTTGTCAGTGTCACGGAAAACGGCTATGGCAAACGAACCAATCTCAGTGAATACCGCGTACAAAGCCGGAGTGGTAAAGGAATTATTACCATCAAGACATCGGATCGAAACGGTAATGTTGTCGACATTAAATTGGTGACCGATGAAGAAGATCTGATGTTTATTACCGATCGAGGCAAAATTTTACGTACTTGTGTCGGTTCATTGTCAATTATCGGGCGAAATACCCAGGGGGTGCGTCTGATGGTTCTTGAAGAGGATGAACGGATAGTTGCTGTTGCAAAACTGGCAGAAAAAGAGGAAGAGCTTACCGAGGAGTTTCTTGAAGATGAATCTGTAGAAACAAACCCTACAGATGAAGAGGAATAA
- a CDS encoding NAD(P)H-dependent glycerol-3-phosphate dehydrogenase has protein sequence MVKHIGVIGAGSWGTSLANLLAKKGHQVTLWAYEADLVARMEQSHINDLYLPEVMLSENLSFTNEISLVAQREVILFVPPSQAMRSVLKACVADLPSTALIISASKGIENDTLSPMSDIFDHLLPECLKNRTAFLSGPTFAKEVALEQPSAVVAASGNEQIAKETQELFNTDYFRVYTNDDVIGVELGGAIKNVIALAAGVCDGLCYGYNTRAALITRGLAEMKRLGLAMGAKAETFAGLAGMGDLVLTCTGDLSRNRTVGVELGKGRKLNDILSEMTMIAEGVKTTLSTYQLAAKIGVEVPIVEQMYAILYEDKDPRQAVVELMQRELKSEYV, from the coding sequence GTGGTTAAACACATTGGAGTCATTGGTGCTGGCAGTTGGGGGACCAGTCTAGCTAACCTGTTGGCCAAAAAAGGCCATCAAGTAACGTTATGGGCTTATGAGGCGGATCTGGTCGCTCGAATGGAGCAGAGTCATATCAATGATCTCTACCTTCCCGAAGTGATGCTCTCTGAAAATCTCAGTTTCACAAATGAGATAAGTCTGGTCGCTCAAAGGGAGGTGATCCTTTTTGTTCCGCCATCACAGGCCATGCGTTCCGTCCTGAAGGCCTGTGTTGCCGATTTGCCATCGACTGCCCTGATTATTTCAGCCTCTAAAGGGATCGAAAATGACACACTAAGTCCGATGTCGGATATCTTCGATCATCTTTTGCCCGAATGTCTGAAGAATCGGACGGCATTTTTATCCGGTCCTACCTTTGCAAAAGAAGTCGCACTGGAGCAGCCCTCCGCCGTTGTTGCTGCTTCGGGTAATGAACAGATTGCCAAAGAAACTCAGGAACTTTTTAATACCGATTACTTTCGTGTTTATACCAACGATGATGTGATAGGCGTGGAACTGGGTGGAGCAATAAAAAATGTCATCGCTCTGGCTGCAGGTGTTTGTGATGGACTCTGTTACGGATACAATACACGCGCTGCTTTGATCACCCGCGGACTGGCTGAAATGAAGCGTCTCGGTTTGGCGATGGGAGCAAAAGCAGAGACGTTTGCCGGACTGGCTGGAATGGGCGACCTGGTTTTGACATGCACGGGAGATCTTTCGCGTAACCGGACTGTTGGTGTTGAACTGGGGAAAGGGAGAAAACTTAATGACATTCTTTCGGAAATGACCATGATCGCCGAAGGGGTGAAAACAACCCTGTCAACATATCAACTTGCGGCTAAGATTGGCGTCGAAGTGCCGATTGTCGAACAAATGTATGCCATTTTGTACGAAGACAAGGATCCGCGTCAAGCCGTCGTGGAACTCATGCAGCGTGAACTCAAATCGGAGTATGTCTGA
- a CDS encoding peptidylprolyl isomerase has translation MILSIRKMVLVGLLVLIPAVCFAGSSVLMKTNYGDIIIELDDIHAPVSTANFLQYVDAGFYNGTIYHRVIPGFMIQGGGFTKNLDRKITRQPISNEAANGLKNMRGTIAMARTGRVDSATSQFFINLVDNSFLDHKTKTPRGYGYAVFGKVTQGMDVVDKIAKVNTRQIKGMSDVPTQAVIIESVEQIKKQ, from the coding sequence ATGATTTTATCAATCAGAAAAATGGTTCTGGTCGGTCTGTTGGTGCTGATTCCTGCAGTGTGTTTTGCCGGATCTTCGGTTCTGATGAAAACCAATTATGGTGACATTATTATCGAACTGGATGATATTCATGCACCTGTCAGCACGGCAAATTTTTTGCAATATGTCGATGCCGGATTTTATAATGGAACGATCTATCATCGGGTTATTCCGGGTTTCATGATTCAGGGTGGCGGTTTTACCAAAAACCTTGATCGTAAAATTACGCGACAACCGATCAGTAATGAAGCAGCCAATGGTTTGAAAAATATGCGTGGTACGATTGCCATGGCTCGAACAGGTCGCGTGGATAGCGCAACCAGTCAATTTTTTATCAATCTTGTTGATAATTCCTTTCTGGATCATAAAACAAAAACACCGCGTGGATACGGATATGCCGTGTTTGGAAAAGTGACCCAAGGGATGGACGTTGTCGATAAAATTGCTAAGGTAAACACACGACAAATCAAAGGGATGTCCGATGTCCCGACACAGGCAGTTATTATCGAATCGGTTGAGCAAATAAAAAAACAATAA
- a CDS encoding endonuclease/exonuclease/phosphatase family protein, which translates to MTTIRIISYNLQGCRDSGAIIRTIDQYQADYVALQNIQDLPPGQTLEGLAAFCGMQVASYGENRDLALLCRRPVKMIQTYDLGYGAGCMRAELVFDDKRCYLYNVCLHGGLYKRWIQIRRLNGPDVLNHPRLILPTIVLGDFLDVIWMVGSLRLQKQMTRLSPPFYQGTYPSFFPIFSRDKAYGKDGVVIENSFVDRSEIARKGSRHLPLVMDVVIVDNRVALKDEKLAKASPAGAFPG; encoded by the coding sequence ATGACCACTATCCGCATTATCTCCTATAACCTTCAAGGGTGTAGGGACAGTGGCGCCATCATCCGCACAATTGATCAATACCAGGCGGATTATGTGGCGTTACAGAATATTCAGGATCTTCCTCCCGGACAAACACTGGAGGGGTTGGCCGCTTTTTGCGGAATGCAAGTTGCTAGCTACGGTGAAAACCGTGATCTTGCCCTGTTGTGTCGACGACCCGTTAAAATGATACAGACTTACGACCTTGGTTATGGAGCCGGTTGTATGCGCGCTGAATTGGTTTTCGACGATAAGCGCTGCTATCTGTACAATGTTTGTCTGCATGGTGGTCTTTATAAACGCTGGATACAGATTCGCCGTTTGAATGGCCCTGATGTCCTCAATCATCCACGCCTGATCCTGCCAACCATCGTTCTGGGTGATTTTCTTGATGTCATCTGGATGGTCGGATCATTACGTTTGCAGAAACAAATGACGCGTCTCTCTCCACCCTTTTACCAGGGAACCTACCCTTCTTTTTTTCCAATTTTCTCCCGAGATAAAGCCTATGGTAAGGATGGTGTCGTTATTGAGAACAGTTTTGTCGATCGCAGTGAAATCGCTCGAAAAGGAAGTCGCCATCTGCCGCTGGTGATGGATGTGGTGATCGTGGATAATCGAGTCGCACTTAAGGATGAAAAACTGGCTAAAGCCTCGCCGGCAGGTGCTTTTCCAGGATAA
- the nth gene encoding endonuclease III: MAVTVKEKKNWFNKIIETLESSYPDAHCSLNFSNPLELLIATLLSAQTTDVRVNIVTKTLFSTYRSVEEFAQADIEAVAEIIRSIGCYRVKAKHIVTGAQQLCQQFSGQVPDRLEDLIQLPGIGRKTANVVLSNAFDKPGFPVDTHVKRVSRRLGWTRQTEPEKIEKELCRYVEPSRWGHTSHLLIYHGRQICKARSPLCESCPVEAHCKKVFKA; the protein is encoded by the coding sequence ATGGCTGTGACGGTTAAAGAAAAGAAAAATTGGTTTAATAAAATTATTGAAACACTTGAATCTTCTTACCCAGATGCACACTGTTCGCTCAACTTTTCTAATCCCCTTGAATTGCTTATAGCAACGCTGCTTTCTGCACAGACGACCGATGTGCGCGTCAATATCGTCACAAAAACCCTGTTCAGTACCTACAGAAGTGTCGAAGAGTTTGCGCAGGCCGACATTGAAGCTGTTGCGGAAATTATCCGTAGCATTGGCTGTTATCGCGTGAAGGCAAAACATATCGTGACTGGCGCGCAGCAATTGTGTCAGCAGTTTTCAGGACAGGTTCCGGATCGTCTTGAAGATCTGATCCAATTACCCGGTATTGGGCGGAAAACAGCAAATGTGGTACTGAGTAATGCTTTTGACAAACCGGGATTTCCTGTCGATACCCACGTAAAGCGGGTCTCCAGAAGGCTTGGTTGGACCCGACAGACAGAACCGGAAAAAATAGAAAAGGAGTTGTGTCGCTATGTGGAGCCGTCGCGATGGGGACATACCTCCCATCTACTCATCTACCATGGGCGGCAGATTTGCAAAGCCCGTTCGCCACTTTGTGAAAGTTGCCCTGTAGAAGCCCATTGCAAAAAGGTCTTTAAAGCTTAA